Proteins encoded within one genomic window of Streptomyces taklimakanensis:
- a CDS encoding DUF5998 family protein, producing the protein MAKTGTTTQGLRAAIERSGYYPALVAEAVESAVGGEPVSSYLVHQETTFDSNEVRRHVTVLVLTDTRFIVSHTDEQPADGTSPSPYATTSTESVKLERISSVVLSRVVANPESYTPGTLPREVVLTIGWGAVSRLDMEPANCGDPNCEADHGYTGSLTADDLSLRVSEAGDGPDTVRQALAFAQALSEATAATTGTR; encoded by the coding sequence ATGGCGAAGACCGGTACGACGACCCAGGGGCTGCGCGCGGCGATCGAGCGCAGCGGCTACTACCCGGCTCTCGTGGCCGAGGCGGTCGAGTCCGCCGTGGGCGGCGAGCCGGTGTCCTCGTACCTCGTCCACCAGGAGACGACCTTCGACTCCAACGAGGTGCGCCGGCACGTCACGGTGCTGGTGCTCACCGACACGCGGTTCATCGTCAGCCACACCGACGAGCAGCCCGCCGACGGCACGTCCCCCTCGCCGTACGCCACGACGTCCACCGAGTCGGTGAAGCTGGAGCGGATCTCCTCCGTCGTCCTCAGCCGCGTCGTGGCCAACCCCGAGTCCTACACGCCCGGCACCCTGCCCCGCGAGGTCGTGCTGACCATCGGCTGGGGCGCCGTCTCCCGGCTCGACATGGAGCCCGCCAACTGCGGCGACCCCAACTGTGAGGCGGACCACGGCTACACGGGCTCCCTCACCGCCGACGACCTCTCCCTGCGCGTCAGCGAGGCGGGCGACGGACCGGACACCGTCCGCCAGGCGCTCGCCTTCGCGCAGGCGCTCTCCGAGGCCACCGCGGCGACGACCGGCACCCGCTGA
- a CDS encoding alkaline phosphatase family protein, which translates to MAEPLPYGTAPHDPAPLDPATAPVPRYGEASLADLLPAIAAGQGVPGMSSGLRLEPADRACVFLVDGMGWELLREHPDEAPFLTSLLATSHGGTGRPVTAGFPSTTATSLASVGTGQVPGVHGLPGYTVLDPETGELMNQLRWQPWTDPYLWQPYPTVFRLADAAGIAACQVTAPHFEHTPLTKVALSGGTFHGRLSAEERMDLAADRLGAADRTLVYTYYAELDGNGHRHGVDSDAWRGQLMYVDRLAQRLAEQLPPRSALYITADHGMVDVPSTPEARYDFDEDWELRAGVARLGGEGRARHLYAVPGAAGDVHAVWREVLADRAWVATRDEAIELGWFGPKVDDRVRARIGDVVVAMSDGIAVVATEAEPNESELVGMHGSMTPAEQLVPLLEVRT; encoded by the coding sequence ATGGCAGAGCCCCTCCCGTACGGCACGGCACCGCACGACCCCGCGCCCCTGGATCCGGCCACCGCGCCCGTACCGCGCTACGGCGAGGCGTCGTTGGCCGACCTGCTCCCCGCGATCGCGGCCGGACAGGGCGTCCCCGGCATGTCCTCCGGGCTCCGACTGGAGCCCGCGGACCGGGCCTGCGTCTTCCTGGTGGACGGCATGGGGTGGGAGCTGCTGAGGGAGCATCCCGACGAGGCGCCCTTCCTGACCTCGCTGCTGGCTACCTCCCACGGTGGAACCGGCCGGCCCGTCACCGCGGGCTTCCCGTCCACCACCGCCACCTCGCTGGCCTCCGTGGGCACCGGCCAGGTCCCCGGCGTCCACGGACTGCCCGGCTACACCGTGCTCGACCCGGAGACCGGCGAGCTGATGAACCAGTTGCGCTGGCAGCCGTGGACGGACCCGTACCTGTGGCAGCCGTACCCCACCGTCTTCCGGCTCGCCGACGCGGCCGGGATCGCGGCGTGCCAGGTCACCGCGCCCCACTTCGAACACACTCCGCTGACGAAGGTCGCGCTCTCCGGCGGAACCTTCCACGGCCGGTTGTCGGCCGAGGAACGGATGGACCTCGCGGCCGACCGACTGGGCGCGGCCGACCGCACGCTGGTCTACACGTACTACGCCGAACTGGACGGCAACGGCCACCGCCACGGTGTGGACTCCGACGCCTGGCGCGGTCAACTGATGTACGTCGACCGGCTCGCGCAGCGCCTGGCCGAGCAACTCCCGCCGCGTTCCGCCCTCTACATCACCGCCGACCACGGCATGGTGGACGTGCCCAGCACCCCCGAGGCCCGTTACGACTTCGACGAGGACTGGGAGCTGCGCGCGGGCGTCGCGCGCCTGGGGGGCGAGGGGCGGGCCCGCCACCTGTACGCCGTGCCGGGCGCGGCCGGGGACGTCCACGCCGTCTGGCGCGAGGTGTTGGCCGACCGGGCCTGGGTGGCCACCCGGGACGAGGCGATCGAGCTGGGCTGGTTCGGTCCGAAGGTCGACGACCGGGTGCGGGCCCGGATCGGCGACGTGGTGGTCGCGATGAGTGACGGCATCGCCGTCGTCGCCACCGAGGCCGAGCCCAACGAGTCCGAACTGGTCGGCATGCACGGTTCCATGACGCCCGCCGAGCAACTGGTCCCCCTGCTGGAGGTCCGCACGTAG
- a CDS encoding thymidine kinase, with product MPELVFFAGTMDCGKSTLALQIQHNRSARGLSGMIFTRDDRAGKGLLSSRLGLVTEAVEAGEGFDFHAHLVKHLTAGGRTDYVIADEAQFLAPEQVDQLACVVDDLGIDVFAFGITTDFRTRLFPGSQRLVELADRIESLQVEALCWCGARATHNARTVDGRMVVEGAQVVVGDVGGATGEVGYEVLCRRHHRRRLTAAAARTGTLSPDVLPVDDTDAPAFSRS from the coding sequence ATGCCCGAACTGGTCTTCTTCGCCGGAACGATGGACTGCGGGAAGTCCACCCTCGCGCTCCAGATCCAGCACAACCGCTCGGCGCGGGGGCTGTCGGGGATGATATTCACGCGCGACGACCGGGCGGGGAAGGGGCTGTTGTCCTCCCGCCTGGGACTGGTCACCGAGGCGGTCGAGGCCGGTGAGGGCTTCGACTTCCACGCCCACCTGGTGAAGCATCTGACGGCGGGCGGCCGCACGGACTACGTGATCGCGGACGAGGCGCAGTTCCTGGCGCCCGAGCAGGTGGACCAGTTGGCCTGCGTCGTCGACGACCTGGGCATCGACGTCTTCGCCTTCGGCATCACCACGGACTTCCGGACCAGGCTCTTCCCCGGCTCCCAGCGGTTGGTCGAACTGGCCGACCGCATCGAGTCGTTGCAGGTCGAGGCGTTGTGCTGGTGCGGTGCCCGGGCCACTCACAACGCCCGCACCGTCGACGGGAGGATGGTCGTCGAGGGCGCCCAGGTCGTCGTCGGGGACGTCGGCGGGGCGACGGGCGAGGTCGGTTACGAGGTGCTGTGCCGACGCCACCACCGACGCCGGCTGACCGCCGCCGCGGCGCGGACGGGCACGCTCTCCCCGGACGTGCTGCCGGTGGACGACACGGACGCCCCCGCCTTCTCCCGTTCGTAG
- a CDS encoding VOC family protein, which translates to MSEAATRRAPGTPCWVSLLTGDPTTSRDFYRDLFGWEYQHEQGPTGPHFRAVLDGRDVACIRPMPKSRRCLPSWSPFLASDDADKTAETVRLCGGTVGVGPLGTEGTGRVAVASDPAGAPFGIWQDDTGGGAAADGGPGTVVWNELITYRTSAVEKFYRSVFDLDVEHPERDGERAGSEESDYLTVTARGRIVGGIRGVGSALPRDRGAHWLVYVEVEDTDTVARRATELGGEVLVPPGDSPYGRTARLADREGVPFAVISTER; encoded by the coding sequence ATGAGCGAGGCAGCGACTCGACGTGCTCCGGGCACCCCGTGCTGGGTGAGCCTGTTGACGGGCGACCCGACCACGAGCCGTGACTTCTACCGAGACCTCTTCGGCTGGGAGTACCAGCACGAACAGGGACCGACCGGACCGCACTTCCGCGCCGTACTCGACGGCCGCGATGTCGCCTGCATCCGCCCGATGCCGAAAAGCCGGCGGTGCCTGCCCTCCTGGTCGCCCTTCCTGGCCTCCGACGACGCCGACAAGACGGCGGAGACGGTCCGGCTGTGCGGCGGGACGGTCGGGGTCGGGCCGCTGGGGACGGAGGGCACCGGCCGCGTGGCGGTGGCCTCGGATCCGGCCGGTGCCCCCTTCGGCATCTGGCAGGACGACACGGGCGGCGGAGCGGCGGCGGACGGCGGCCCGGGCACCGTGGTGTGGAACGAGCTGATCACCTACCGGACGTCGGCGGTCGAGAAGTTCTACCGGTCGGTGTTCGACCTGGACGTCGAGCACCCGGAACGGGACGGGGAGCGGGCGGGTTCCGAGGAGTCGGACTACCTCACCGTGACGGCACGGGGCCGGATCGTCGGGGGCATACGCGGCGTCGGATCGGCCCTGCCGCGCGACCGGGGAGCGCACTGGCTGGTGTACGTCGAGGTGGAGGACACCGACACTGTGGCCCGTCGGGCGACCGAGCTGGGCGGGGAGGTACTGGTCCCGCCGGGCGACTCGCCGTACGGGCGGACGGCCCGCCTCGCCGACCGGGAGGGCGTGCCCTTCGCGGTGATCTCCACGGAGCGGTGA
- a CDS encoding sulfurtransferase yields the protein MAVIVTPTQLARELTGPSVPPTLLDVRWRQGGPLGRAEYETGHLPGAVYVDLDTELAGPVGEGTGRHPLPDPDEFGAAMRRAGVRDGHPVVVYDGGQGWGAARAWWLLRWAGHEDVRVLDGGLAAWDGPLSRRTPEPVEGDFTPRPGALPVLDADGAAALARTGVLLDARAAERYRGEVEPIDRVAGHIPGALSAPTTRNTTADGTSFRPAAELAARFAGLGVDADTEVGVYCGSGVSGAHEVLALAIASIDAALYVGSWSQWSADPSRPVATGPEPG from the coding sequence ATGGCAGTCATCGTCACCCCTACCCAATTGGCGCGTGAACTCACCGGTCCGTCCGTGCCGCCGACGCTGCTCGACGTCCGCTGGCGGCAGGGCGGCCCCCTCGGACGCGCCGAGTACGAGACGGGCCACCTGCCCGGCGCCGTGTACGTCGACCTCGACACCGAACTGGCCGGGCCCGTGGGCGAGGGGACGGGCCGTCACCCGCTCCCCGATCCGGACGAGTTCGGCGCCGCGATGCGCCGGGCCGGGGTCCGCGACGGACATCCCGTGGTGGTCTACGACGGGGGCCAGGGCTGGGGCGCGGCCCGAGCCTGGTGGCTGCTGCGCTGGGCCGGTCACGAGGACGTGCGGGTGCTGGACGGCGGTCTCGCGGCGTGGGACGGTCCCCTGAGTCGCCGGACCCCGGAACCGGTCGAAGGCGACTTCACCCCCCGCCCCGGAGCGCTCCCGGTGTTGGACGCGGACGGTGCGGCGGCCCTGGCCCGTACCGGTGTGCTGCTCGACGCCCGCGCGGCCGAGCGCTACCGCGGCGAGGTCGAGCCGATCGACAGGGTCGCCGGTCACATCCCCGGCGCGCTCTCCGCCCCGACCACCCGGAACACGACCGCGGACGGGACCTCCTTCCGGCCCGCCGCCGAACTGGCCGCGCGCTTCGCCGGACTGGGCGTCGACGCGGACACCGAGGTGGGCGTCTACTGCGGCTCGGGCGTCTCCGGAGCCCACGAGGTGCTCGCCCTGGCGATCGCCAGCATCGACGCGGCGCTGTACGTGGGCTCCTGGTCGCAGTGGTCGGCCGATCCCTCGCGGCCGGTGGCCACCGGCCCCGAACCGGGCTGA
- the sepH gene encoding septation protein SepH, whose product MTSAGTIREVPMPELRVVAVSNDGTRLVLKAADNTEYTLPIDERLRAAVRNDRARLGQIEIEVESHLRPRDIQARIRAGATAEEVAQLAGIPVDRVRRFEGPVLAERAFMAERARKTPVRRPGESTGPQLGEAVAERLMLRGADRDTVQWDSWRRDDGTWEVLLVYRVAGEPHSASWTYDPPRRLVQAVDDEARALIGESDDTPEPSFPFVPRIARLPRDRFDRTEGSERDRPEASSSDDDAGSDRGGERDSLTSLLEAVPSFRGDLVVPEQSSSDGPSDDEPSEEPEAVEPPAPAASAGSAYADVLMPRSVAGHRDRLTGNTDRQAEADGVRPGRRAAVPSWDEIVFGTRRKKQE is encoded by the coding sequence GTGACGTCGGCAGGCACCATCCGGGAGGTTCCCATGCCCGAACTGCGTGTCGTGGCCGTCAGCAACGACGGCACACGGCTGGTGCTCAAGGCTGCCGACAACACGGAGTACACGCTGCCCATCGACGAGCGGCTGCGTGCCGCCGTCCGCAACGACCGGGCCCGCCTCGGACAGATCGAGATCGAGGTCGAGAGCCACCTCCGCCCGCGCGACATCCAGGCCCGGATACGAGCCGGCGCCACCGCCGAGGAGGTCGCCCAACTCGCCGGCATCCCGGTGGACCGCGTGCGACGGTTCGAGGGACCGGTGCTGGCGGAGCGGGCGTTCATGGCCGAGCGGGCCCGCAAGACCCCGGTGCGCCGCCCCGGCGAGAGCACCGGCCCGCAGCTCGGCGAGGCCGTGGCCGAACGCCTGATGCTGCGCGGCGCCGACCGGGACACGGTGCAGTGGGACTCCTGGCGGCGGGACGACGGCACCTGGGAGGTGCTGCTGGTCTACCGGGTGGCGGGTGAGCCGCACTCGGCGAGCTGGACGTACGACCCGCCGCGCCGGCTGGTGCAGGCCGTGGACGACGAGGCGCGGGCGCTGATCGGGGAGAGCGACGACACGCCCGAGCCGAGCTTCCCGTTCGTGCCCCGCATCGCCCGGCTGCCGCGCGACCGCTTCGACCGGACGGAGGGCTCGGAGCGGGACCGCCCGGAGGCCTCCTCGTCCGACGACGACGCCGGGTCGGACCGGGGCGGCGAGCGGGACTCGCTGACCAGCCTCCTGGAGGCGGTGCCCAGCTTCCGCGGTGACCTCGTCGTGCCGGAGCAGTCGTCCTCGGACGGCCCGTCCGACGACGAGCCGTCCGAGGAGCCGGAGGCGGTGGAGCCCCCGGCACCCGCGGCGAGCGCCGGTTCGGCGTACGCGGACGTGCTCATGCCCCGTTCGGTGGCGGGTCACCGCGACCGACTCACGGGCAACACCGACCGTCAGGCCGAGGCGGACGGCGTCCGTCCGGGACGTCGGGCGGCGGTGCCCAGTTGGGACGAGATCGTCTTCGGTACGCGCCGCAAGAAGCAGGAGTGA
- a CDS encoding D-arabinono-1,4-lactone oxidase: MSTRAARPSWGPAGPTWRNWAGNVTAAPLRTVAPSTTEGLAEAVRRAVEDGLTVKAAGTGHSFTPVATTEGVLIRPDHLTGIRRIDRAAGTVSVAAGTPLWRLNRGLAAEGLSLTNMGDIMEQTVSGAIGTGTHGTGRDSGSLAAQVRELEMVLADGSVLRCSAEENPDVFAAARIGLGALGVVGEVTFAVEPLFLLTAREEPMRLDAVLADFEELATGNEHFEFYWFPHTDRCVTKRNNRSAGPLDPLPRLGGWLSDEFLSNGVFQAACSVGRAVPAAVPGIAGVAGRALSARTYTDIPYRVFTSPRRVRFVEMEYALPRAAAVAALRDLRAVVDGSDLRVNFPVEVRVAPADDITLSTASGRDTVYVAAHLYRGTPYQRYFTAVEQIMVAYDGRPHWGKLHSRDAEYLAGVHPRFGEFTALRDRLDPDRVFANDHLRRVLGD, translated from the coding sequence ATGAGCACACGCGCGGCCCGGCCGTCGTGGGGCCCTGCGGGGCCCACGTGGCGCAACTGGGCGGGCAACGTCACGGCCGCGCCCCTGCGGACGGTGGCTCCCTCCACCACCGAGGGGCTCGCGGAGGCGGTGCGCCGGGCCGTCGAGGACGGGCTGACCGTCAAGGCCGCCGGCACCGGTCACTCGTTCACACCGGTGGCCACCACCGAAGGCGTGCTGATACGTCCCGACCACCTCACCGGCATACGCCGGATCGACCGCGCGGCGGGGACGGTCTCCGTCGCCGCGGGGACGCCCCTGTGGCGGCTCAACCGGGGGCTCGCCGCCGAGGGCCTGTCCCTGACCAACATGGGCGACATCATGGAGCAGACCGTCTCCGGCGCGATCGGCACCGGCACCCACGGCACCGGGCGTGACTCCGGTTCGCTGGCGGCCCAGGTCCGCGAGCTGGAGATGGTCCTGGCCGACGGGTCGGTGCTGCGGTGCTCGGCCGAGGAGAACCCCGACGTCTTCGCCGCCGCCCGGATCGGTCTGGGGGCGCTGGGGGTGGTCGGCGAGGTCACCTTCGCCGTCGAGCCGCTGTTCCTGTTGACGGCGCGCGAGGAGCCGATGCGTCTGGACGCGGTGCTGGCGGACTTCGAGGAACTGGCGACCGGCAACGAGCACTTCGAGTTCTACTGGTTCCCGCACACCGACCGCTGCGTCACCAAGCGCAACAACCGCAGCGCGGGACCGCTCGACCCGCTGCCGCGCCTGGGCGGCTGGCTGTCGGACGAGTTCCTCTCCAACGGGGTCTTCCAGGCGGCCTGCTCGGTGGGCCGGGCCGTGCCCGCCGCCGTCCCCGGCATCGCCGGGGTCGCCGGTCGGGCGCTGTCGGCCCGCACCTACACCGACATCCCGTACAGGGTCTTCACCTCCCCGCGCCGGGTCCGCTTCGTGGAGATGGAGTACGCCCTGCCGCGGGCGGCCGCGGTGGCGGCGCTGCGCGACCTGCGGGCGGTGGTGGACGGTTCGGATCTGCGGGTGAACTTCCCGGTGGAGGTGCGGGTCGCGCCCGCCGACGACATCACGCTCTCCACCGCCTCGGGGCGCGACACGGTCTACGTGGCGGCGCACCTGTACCGCGGGACCCCGTACCAGCGGTACTTCACGGCGGTCGAGCAGATCATGGTCGCGTACGACGGGCGCCCGCACTGGGGCAAGCTGCACAGCCGCGACGCGGAGTACCTCGCCGGGGTCCACCCGCGCTTCGGGGAGTTCACGGCGCTGCGCGACCGGCTCGACCCGGATCGGGTGTTCGCCAACGACCACCTGCGGCGCGTGCTGGGGGACTGA
- a CDS encoding ferrochelatase encodes MPDATDTRPYDALLLLSFGGPEGPDDVVPFLENVTRGRGIPRERLKEVGQHYYLFGGVSPINAQNRELLAALREDFASAGLDLPVYWGNRNWAPYLTDTLREMVNDGRRRVLVLATSAYASYSGCRQYRENLADALAALEEEGLPLPRVDKLRHYFNHPGFVRPMVEGVLAALAELPQEVRDGAHLAFTTHSIPTSAAETSGPAGGAYVAQHLDVARVIADAVREETGVDRPWELVYQSRSGAPHVPWLEPDICDHLEDLHGRGVPGAVMVPIGFVSDHMEVLYDLDTEARAKAEELGLPVARSATVGADPRFVAAVRDLVVERAATERGERPERCALGALGPSHDVCPVGCCPGREPRPAAAGADSPYA; translated from the coding sequence ATGCCCGACGCAACCGACACCCGTCCCTACGACGCCCTGCTGCTGCTGTCCTTCGGAGGCCCGGAGGGGCCCGACGACGTGGTCCCGTTCCTGGAGAACGTCACCCGAGGTCGGGGGATCCCGCGGGAGAGGCTGAAGGAGGTCGGGCAGCACTACTACCTGTTCGGCGGGGTCAGCCCGATCAACGCCCAGAACCGCGAGCTGCTCGCCGCCCTGCGCGAGGACTTCGCCTCGGCCGGCCTGGACCTGCCCGTCTACTGGGGCAACCGCAACTGGGCGCCGTACCTGACCGACACCCTGCGCGAGATGGTGAACGACGGCCGCCGCCGCGTCCTGGTACTGGCCACCAGCGCCTACGCCTCCTACTCCGGCTGCCGCCAGTACCGGGAGAACCTCGCCGACGCGCTCGCCGCCCTGGAGGAGGAGGGACTCCCGCTGCCGCGCGTGGACAAGCTGCGGCACTACTTCAACCACCCCGGCTTCGTCCGGCCCATGGTCGAGGGGGTGCTGGCCGCCCTGGCCGAGCTGCCCCAGGAGGTGCGCGACGGCGCCCACCTGGCCTTCACCACCCACTCCATCCCCACCTCGGCGGCCGAGACCTCCGGACCCGCCGGCGGCGCGTACGTCGCCCAGCACCTGGACGTGGCGCGGGTGATCGCCGACGCGGTGCGCGAGGAGACCGGGGTGGACCGCCCCTGGGAGCTGGTCTACCAGTCCCGCAGCGGCGCCCCCCACGTCCCCTGGCTGGAGCCGGACATCTGCGACCACCTGGAGGACCTCCACGGGCGGGGCGTGCCGGGCGCGGTGATGGTGCCGATCGGATTCGTCTCGGACCACATGGAGGTCCTGTACGACCTCGACACCGAGGCGAGGGCGAAGGCGGAGGAGCTGGGTCTGCCCGTGGCGCGGTCCGCCACCGTCGGCGCGGATCCGCGTTTCGTCGCGGCCGTGCGCGACCTGGTGGTGGAGCGCGCCGCCACCGAGCGCGGCGAGCGGCCCGAGCGCTGTGCGCTGGGCGCGCTGGGCCCCAGCCACGACGTGTGCCCGGTGGGGTGCTGCCCCGGTCGTGAACCGAGGCCCGCCGCCGCGGGCGCCGACAGCCCGTACGCCTGA
- a CDS encoding inositol monophosphatase family protein: MTDPLRTELLDLALEAARRAGALLLDGRPADLGVAATKTSPVDVVTEMDLASEQLITDFLSEHRPDDGFLGEEGASIEGTSGVRWIVDPIDGTVNYLYGLPAWAVSIAAEYRGETVVGVVEIPPRGETYHAVSGEGARRNGERVACRPSPPLERALIGTGFNYVAERRTAQADVARELLPRVRDIRRSGSAAIDLCDVGGGRLDGFYERGLHPWDVAAGDLVAREAGALTGGRPGRAPDGDLTVAASPGVFEVLQPLLEELGAWHD; the protein is encoded by the coding sequence GTGACCGACCCGCTCAGGACCGAACTCCTCGACCTCGCGCTGGAGGCCGCCCGCCGGGCGGGTGCGCTGCTGCTCGACGGCCGCCCCGCCGATCTGGGAGTGGCCGCGACCAAGACCAGCCCCGTCGACGTGGTCACCGAGATGGACCTCGCCTCCGAGCAGCTGATCACCGACTTCCTCTCGGAGCACCGCCCCGACGACGGTTTCCTGGGCGAGGAGGGCGCCTCGATCGAGGGCACCAGCGGAGTGCGCTGGATCGTCGACCCGATCGACGGGACCGTGAACTACCTCTACGGGCTGCCCGCCTGGGCGGTCTCCATCGCCGCCGAGTACCGGGGCGAGACCGTCGTCGGCGTCGTGGAGATCCCGCCGCGGGGCGAGACCTACCACGCGGTGTCGGGCGAGGGCGCCCGCCGCAACGGGGAGCGGGTGGCCTGCCGTCCCTCCCCGCCGCTGGAACGGGCGCTGATCGGCACCGGCTTCAACTACGTCGCCGAGCGCCGCACCGCCCAGGCGGACGTGGCGCGCGAGCTGCTGCCGCGCGTCCGTGACATCCGCCGCTCCGGATCGGCGGCCATCGACCTGTGCGACGTCGGGGGCGGCCGGCTGGACGGCTTCTACGAGCGCGGGCTGCACCCCTGGGACGTCGCGGCGGGCGACCTGGTGGCCCGGGAGGCCGGCGCGCTCACCGGCGGCCGTCCCGGGCGGGCGCCGGACGGCGACCTGACGGTGGCCGCCTCACCGGGGGTGTTCGAGGTGCTCCAGCCCCTTCTGGAGGAGCTGGGCGCCTGGCACGACTGA
- a CDS encoding response regulator, with amino-acid sequence MRVLVVEDEQLLADAVATGLRREAMAVDVVYDGAAAMERVGVNDYDVVVLDRDLPLVHGDDVCRGIVELGLPTRVLMLTASGDVSDRVEGLELGADDYLPKPFAFSELTARVRALGRRTTAPLPPVLERAGIRLDPGRREVFRDGRQIHLAPKEFAVLEVLMRAEGTVVSAEQLLEKAWDENTDPFTNVVRVTVMTLRRKLGEPPVIVTVPGSGYRV; translated from the coding sequence GTGCGCGTACTCGTCGTCGAGGACGAGCAGCTGCTCGCCGATGCCGTGGCCACCGGGCTGCGCCGGGAGGCCATGGCGGTCGACGTGGTCTACGACGGCGCGGCGGCCATGGAACGCGTGGGGGTCAACGACTACGACGTGGTGGTCCTCGACCGCGACCTTCCGCTGGTCCACGGCGACGACGTGTGTCGCGGCATCGTCGAACTGGGGCTGCCCACCCGGGTGCTGATGCTCACCGCCTCGGGCGACGTCAGCGACCGCGTGGAGGGACTGGAGCTGGGCGCGGACGACTACCTGCCCAAGCCCTTCGCCTTCAGCGAACTGACCGCCCGGGTGCGGGCGCTCGGCCGCCGCACCACCGCCCCGCTGCCGCCGGTGCTGGAGCGCGCCGGGATCCGGCTGGACCCGGGCCGCCGCGAGGTCTTCCGCGACGGCAGGCAGATCCACCTGGCACCCAAGGAGTTCGCCGTGCTGGAGGTGCTCATGCGGGCGGAGGGCACGGTGGTCTCCGCCGAGCAGCTCCTGGAGAAGGCCTGGGACGAGAACACCGACCCGTTCACCAACGTCGTGCGGGTCACCGTGATGACCCTGCGCCGCAAACTCGGGGAGCCGCCGGTGATCGTCACCGTGCCCGGCTCCGGATACCGCGTCTGA
- a CDS encoding sensor histidine kinase, protein MTPSTPHTPGVPGAPGTPPPPPPSAPPKPTWDPFQPGRSHPWLRPTIRIRLTLLYGGMFLIAGIVLLTIIYLLAAQALKDGSHLPFQIVGVRDQTTDAVCRLPGRDGGELTTSELTAAVQQCMENQRRIALDVLLQRSLLALLGLAVAAFAVGYVMAGRVLAPLERITRTAQRVAGSDLHRRIELDGPDDELKELADTFDQMLDRLDRAFTAQQRFVANASHELRTPLAINRTLLEVQLSDPGASPELVQLGKTLLATNERSEQLVEGLLLLARSENEIVDRKPVDLAEVAARALEQARGEAREREVELRDARRPVYVQGNGVLLERVALNLVQNAVRYNLPGGGWVSVETRVRQGLAELVVENTGPMVPAYEVDNLFEPFRRLRTERTGSDRGVGLGLSIVRSVVRAHGGTVMASPREEGGLLVRVTLPV, encoded by the coding sequence ATGACACCCAGCACGCCCCACACGCCCGGGGTGCCCGGAGCCCCGGGCACCCCGCCCCCGCCGCCCCCCTCGGCGCCCCCCAAGCCCACCTGGGACCCGTTCCAGCCGGGCCGCTCCCACCCCTGGCTGCGGCCCACCATCCGCATACGGCTGACGTTGCTGTACGGCGGGATGTTCCTCATCGCCGGGATCGTGCTGCTGACGATCATCTACCTGCTGGCGGCCCAGGCCCTCAAGGACGGCAGCCACCTGCCCTTCCAGATCGTCGGGGTACGGGACCAGACGACCGACGCCGTCTGCCGGCTGCCCGGTCGGGACGGTGGCGAGCTGACCACCTCGGAGCTGACCGCCGCCGTCCAGCAGTGCATGGAGAACCAGCGGCGGATCGCCCTGGACGTGCTGTTGCAGCGCTCCCTGCTGGCGCTGCTGGGACTGGCGGTGGCCGCCTTCGCCGTCGGCTACGTCATGGCGGGACGGGTCCTGGCGCCGCTGGAGCGGATCACGCGCACCGCGCAGCGGGTGGCCGGCTCCGACCTGCACCGGCGGATCGAGCTGGACGGTCCGGACGACGAACTCAAGGAGCTGGCCGACACCTTCGACCAGATGCTGGACCGGCTGGACCGGGCGTTCACCGCCCAACAGCGGTTCGTCGCCAACGCCTCGCACGAGCTGCGCACCCCGTTGGCGATCAACCGCACCCTGTTGGAGGTCCAGCTCTCCGACCCCGGGGCGTCGCCGGAGCTGGTCCAGCTCGGCAAGACGCTGCTGGCCACGAACGAGCGCAGCGAGCAGCTGGTCGAGGGGCTGCTGCTGCTCGCCCGCAGCGAGAACGAGATCGTCGACCGCAAACCCGTCGACCTGGCCGAGGTCGCGGCCCGGGCCCTGGAGCAGGCGCGCGGCGAGGCCCGGGAGCGGGAGGTGGAGTTGCGCGACGCACGGCGACCGGTGTACGTGCAGGGCAACGGTGTGCTGCTGGAGCGCGTCGCGCTCAACCTGGTGCAGAACGCCGTGCGCTACAACCTCCCGGGGGGCGGCTGGGTCTCGGTGGAGACCCGGGTCCGGCAGGGGTTGGCGGAGCTGGTGGTGGAGAACACCGGACCGATGGTCCCGGCGTACGAGGTGGACAACCTCTTCGAACCCTTCAGGCGGCTGCGCACCGAGCGCACCGGCAGCGACCGGGGGGTCGGCCTCGGGCTGTCGATCGTGCGCTCGGTGGTGCGTGCCCACGGCGGGACGGTCATGGCGAGCCCCCGTGAGGAGGGAGGGCTGCTGGTACGGGTCACGCTGCCGGTCTGA
- a CDS encoding DUF4193 domain-containing protein yields MATDYDTPRKTDDDVNEDSIEELKARRNDKAASTVDVDEFEQAEGLELPGADLSNEELSVRVLPRQADEFTCMSCFLVHHRSQLAAEKNGHPICRDCAA; encoded by the coding sequence ATGGCAACCGACTACGACACCCCACGCAAGACCGACGACGACGTCAACGAGGACAGCATCGAGGAGCTGAAGGCCCGGAGGAACGACAAGGCCGCCTCGACCGTCGACGTCGACGAGTTCGAGCAGGCCGAGGGCCTGGAGCTGCCCGGCGCGGACCTCTCCAACGAGGAGCTGTCCGTGCGGGTGCTGCCCCGCCAGGCCGACGAGTTCACCTGCATGAGCTGCTTCCTGGTCCACCACCGCTCGCAGCTGGCGGCGGAGAAGAACGGGCACCCCATCTGCCGCGACTGCGCGGCCTGA